A stretch of DNA from Lotus japonicus ecotype B-129 chromosome 4, LjGifu_v1.2:
agcccattgaagtgaggatccgacaagttcagcaaggggggaggagcctcgccaccaatggctgagctagggccagcttggttaaatggagttggtgggcggttgattagcgcgcttgaatcttgttgagggggcgggacattgtcatgtcccttctttttctcagccggATGACTTTTTGGATCGAGAGTCGATTGGTGaagaggcttaccaccagcagcacctgaagttttttgacgtttagggtccctgacgttgtcagaacccgaagtaccttcattcttcttcttttgctcagtttcggcggccctcttcttcgccgccgcagcagactgggcgaggtattccttcatcttgattgggttcgcgtcaaccttgctttttcccatcgtagctgtatggaaaacaccaactagacgagatacatgaacaaaaagaaaaacaagttacgtgcaaagattataaacttactaaaaaattggtttaaagtgccggatttcgacgcctcaatcaagtcgtgaccagaaattactggtagtgtgcggaggtaatcggcgacgccttgttcagattcatccaaggcgtcgtatgaaacagatatttttcggcgagggttctttgtccagtaaaaagggaagagagggttattgtcggaatctcggaataagttctttatttcgggcgactccataactttaaagtattttttctgccatactttgtaatggcttttaagggcggtgaaccgactcatgttcttacgggctaaaagtggaacccatttcacagaagtaggtttagtggtgactgatttatagaaaaggaagaacaaaggataggttggggtgaaactcaagtgttcacaaagaatttcaaagcagcggagaaaaccccaggcgttgggctggagttggcaaggcgccacattcagaaaagaaagaacgtgacatataaacggcgagaaaggaagtttgatgttcaagtctaagaagaaatagccataaacaaagaagaaatcgggcgattcatcggctggttctttacgcaacagaacacagtcatcttcgccacatgggaggacattcaacagatgatcttcattattcgaggtggcgggatttatcttcgtgaacccttgagcagatattcgaagcgaattaatgctcccaacgctgctccagatagaacgcaacagacatttatcttcaactaaatgcacgtcagagcgccattcaggtgaagacaaatctccattagaggagagaattgagtctacagatccggcgggaccggaatcatcatgggtagaaggcgaggagtgaatttcaattatagagggggcgacaacttcctcctccgtggagggtgaagaaagttctagggaagaaaggctagcgtttggtaaagacatgcaaggcagtttcataaaaagaaaaaagaagatgaacaaacaaaaagaagaaagaagatgaacagagtcagagaaaaaagaagtaaacgaagaatctcaagaaagagaaaaactaaccaggggaagaactgtggatttgagaaaggagaacgtcggcaataggggagcaccgcgcaatgacgacggccggaggaagaaaaggtttaccggagttcaaagaagagaatgaaagctgcggtgaaaagattttcagaacaaaagttttgagaaagtgaaaaatgaaaagtgaaaaggggtttttatagagagaaaggaggagagagaatgagtgggggaagatcgtgggattgtgggatttgaaattcgaaaaggtaggaagcgaaaagacattactcctcgagacgcacaactgaaaattgcatttataacaaatgatgacgaaatcccggaaaacaaggatacgtgcgtcagttgaaaagacgtgattgacggttatgattagaggcgacatatctttgaaacggcaacaaaggtggcgaagcgtgaaaatggcgatgtaacaacaaaagtaaaatggcgataaacgaataaacaatagaggcgaactactaggtaacgatgaagacatttcgactcattactcgagtctcatgtcttgggggcatgtggactgggcgggacataaaaaaagattatgtcccgcccaaaatgaacaataaaccattgaagatagccatggcgggaagtgcgacacaacgagcttcattgccctcccttagatgatggacccacaagccagttggaagattcctttggatttgtcttatatgtacagggatttgggccctgattgtcaggcccaaatatatgaaaggtccatatcatgaccaccccctctataaaaggggaggtcatccacttgtacgaaaccaactttttcagcattaatgagaatattccttttatggtagttttgctattttagtgctctgctagggtttactttctgtcattcttttgcgtaagcttgccctagtacagaacaaagggtaataacaaattttttattaaaatgataaagacaaaaatgagaataatttccataagctttaagctttaaACTGTAAGCTACCTCAGGCAGCTTATTAAAAAAGCTCATTTGCCAAACATTTTTAAATAACTTTTAAGTTAGtcaaataaattttaaactGATCAGATAAACTATAAGTAAGCTAAAATGACATATTAAATATAACCTAATGATATATTACCCTTATTCGTGTGTCGCTTTTGGGCGAATAAATACACTCCAGTCGTCCCTACACACACAAATACTCCTAGAGTTATAACCTTCTAGAAGTAtctttttcaatttatttcatcttcctatatttatttcaattcccttatttctttatttctctCGTCAGGGTGAGGTGGATTTTGGAGTCAACCCGTCTTTATCTAGAACTAATGTGATGACTCGTGCAATGTCcgtaaaaatatttaatataatattaaataggTAGGGATGAATTGCATATTTTCcccaaaatatattaatatataaacaTTAAAGGATGTTAATTGACTTTCCAATAGCgtcaagaaaaaaatataattcacTTTCCAGAGATTCAATAATATATCATCTCAAATAAAAAGTAAATCCTAAATctagaaaattaaaatcatacttttttttttctttttatgctaATTCTCATACGTTGAAACAAAACTTTGAACAAACATACAGTTCAACCTATTATTTCTCCTATTTTTCTCTACAATCTCACTCTCCACAAATCCACTTACCATTTTGCTCTTATCAGAAACCTCTAAAAAACAACTATTGCAAGCCCGTTAAAATTGAAGCTCAACCCAAACGCATATCTGCCATAGAAACAATGACACCTTATTCTATTCTTTCACTCCTTTTGCTCAACCTCTATTGCATCATCGCTCTTACTCATTCTCTAAACAATGGCTTCAGTGTGGAACTCATCCACCGTGACTCTTTAAAATCTCCATTCTACAATGTCTCACAAACCCAATTTCAGAGAGTCGCCAATGCTGTGCGTCGTTCCATCAACCGTCCCTATCATTTTAACAAAGCTTATGATCAAGCAAACACAATTAACCCAACTATAATTCCAAACGGCTTTAATAGTGGTGAGTTTCTTATGAGTTATTCAGTTGGCACCCCACCATTCAAGCTTTATGGGGTTTTAGATACAGGTAGTAGCATTATTTGGTTTCAGTGCATACCTTGTGAAAATTGTTACTATCAAACCTCTCCCATATTTGATCCTTCAAAATCCCTAACATACAGAAACCTTCCTTGCTCTTCGTCTATATGTCAATCTATTCCTAGTGGTAGTTATTGCTATTGAGATGATAAGCAAACTTGTGAATATGTTGCAACCTATGATGATGGGTCATATACACGAGGAGATCTTAGTGTAGACACTCTAACATTGGAGTCAACAAACGGTTATCCCATCTCATTTCCTGGATTTGTAATTGGATGTGGACACAACAATATTGGAACATATCAGGGACAAAGCTCTGGAATAGTTGGCCTTGGAAATGGACTTTTGTCCCTTAGAAATCAATTGGGTACTTTAGTTGGTAGCAAGTTCTCATATTGTTTGGTGCCAATATTTTTAGATCCTAACATCTCAAGCAAACTCAACTTTGGGGATAATGTTGTGGTTTCAGGATATGGGACTGTCTCAACTCCTTTAGTCCAAAGAAGTGGAAAAGTTTCTTATTACTTAACTTTAGAAGCATTTAGTGTGGGAAACAATAGAGTAGAGTTTCGAAGCACCTCTTTTGGATCTAGCGAAGAGGGAAATAtcataattgactctggcaCAACACTAACTCGTTTGCCAAATGATGTTTACTTCAGGGTTGAATCAACAGTGATAGAAGTGGTTAATCATGAACGTACTGAAGATCCTTTTAAATTATCAAGGCTTTGCTACATAACTACATCAAGACAACTTGAGGTGCCTATAATCACAGCACATTTTATGGGTGCAGATATCCAGTTGAATCCTCTCAACACTTATGTTCAAGTTGACGATGATGTTGCATGCTTCGATTTCCTCCCAACTCAAGGCTATCCCATTTTCGGGAACCTAGCGCAACAAAATTTCTTAATTGGCTATGACTTCCAGAATAATGTGATCTCGTTTAAACCTACAGATTGTACGAAGTACTGATGGTGTAGTTATTCACCTTATCATTGCTAATTACATTATTATAACAACTTTGAAGTTGTGTATGAAATACAATTTCGCATGCATTATTAGCATGCTCATTGTCAATCAAAAGATAAGATTTAGTATGGTTGCGCAATGCATGCGAGCTTCAATTTTATTACATTTTGGTCAGAAAATCAATTTCTTTTCATCTATAACTGCTAGAAATAGTGACTAAGTTCCCCTTTTATATTGGTTCTCATTATAAAAGGTATGCAACGGTTCTAAATGGCGCAACCGCTATAAAAGGTCTTGTTTATAGCGGTTCTTAATTATAATTGAGAAGAAGAATGTAGGATATGGATCTAAATTAGCAATTGTTCCACATAAGccgcttttaattaatctagacATTTTTGAACAAGGCGTGCTTATTGGAGACTTTGTTGTTTGCAAGGAGTCAATCTCAATGGAGGAATATTTTGTGAAACCTCTACCAAAGCCTccagacaaagagttgattgttgaatgtactaatttttcatttactcttgTTTCGGGTGGTACACATGCTCGAAAAAAGGTTTTACTTAAATtgaacattgtcatgagtcatgCTAAAGGAGCTAGGAAACAGTTTGAGTCTGTTAAGATTGTTGCAGATGAGATCCCTCAAAAGCCACCTGACTTGTGGATTGTTGCTGTtgtgcctcaagactatgagcttccGCTTAATGCGAGGCCTCCACCGGATCCAAGTGAAAGCTTATTCATAGCATTACGAGGTTTCATGCCTTGCCAGTTCCTCCCTTGATCCCTGGTTTCTCCTATCACttctcttttattacacttgtctaaattatttgatgatttgtgccttacattgaggacaatgtgtgatttaagtgGGGGGGTGAAAATCTTAGTTAGGAGTAGTAGAACCTCAGTTATGATAGTttgcaatttcaatttatttgctaTGATTTTTTTGTATTCAATAAAATagttcacactttttcaatgagttttagGGATGATGAGTTTATGAGCAATATAACCACTTTTCTGTTAAGATTCATGTCTCTTTTGGATGAAGTTGCTTGCATTTTGAGTtcatcatgatttgcattgagagttaatttgttggattcattgtgtTATATGCTTTCCATGTGAGATtaccttgtgagattttggaccaaacacttgaatggtaatatcttttccatgattctcttctttcttgtgtgatttcctcatgtttatatgcactacagaacttgacttgattctgaCTGAAATTGTTGTTCATGTGCATACATTGAAGTGATAAGGCATTtttttcaataagctattgGCCTAAAAAGTTGACCTTGCATGtgtttaacctttgttttagccCCTTTGAGCCCAATACCTCCattcttttgtagctcattacaagcctaagtgaaaaacaatgatgataccttaCCTTAGGGAATATAAGAGCTTTGAAATTGTTTTGGGAATGAGTATTCAACAAGTGTGGGGGTGAAttatttgaatgcatggtctTTGTAATCTCTAAAAAAAAGATACCTTCTTTGTTgttatcaaaagaaaaaaagtaaagaaGTCATGAAAAGAATGACGACAAagttgaaaaaataaagaagaagaaaagaagaagttacaaagtgaaggaaggtacccattgcaaaagaaaaaaaaaggaagtgaAAGTTGTAAAAAAGGAGTTGTGAAAAGGAAGAATGTGCTAATTCTTGGGGTTAtgagtaagtttaatttgaattattttcccattgctcttatttttcctaaggttttaactctgaatatctttcTTAAATCCTTCCTTGACCTTGGCCTCATTACAATCTTGGaaagtcctttgatctttgtGTGCATTCGTTCAATTTAATTGATGTGTTAGAATCTTGTTAAGCCTATGATAGttgcatgttttcatgagatgatgagagtttcttaggcatgattaaacacaagccaaaacacttgagagtagagaatataacacttgcatccaactttgGTATACAATTTGCAATTCTTGTTGGCTTGGAATGTAGGTGATGGAGTTCTTGTTTACCTAATCTCTGTGGAAAAGTGAAGTGGTTGTTCTCTTGCTCATAAATCTGAATTTCTACTTCTCAAAGATTAGTGTGTgctgagtttttatgttttaggaagtacttgttatcaAGAATGATTTTCTGATTCTTCTTTGAATTTAAGTTTTGCCCGGGAGTGCAAAAAGCtaagtgggggggggggggggaatttgataagcgcataattgatgcacattatgtgtgtctttctaagcttcattatatacatctttgtgcttaattgttatgtcTTAGTCATGTTTTGACTATTAGTGTTgatttggattattcatagaAATGTGCTTAATTCTatacttttagtttctgtgctTGTTTttctagaacaggttgaatatGGAGTTAGAGTGATCCGAATGAGGCGTGTAATATGTAGTTGGAAAGATAATTTGAATATTCCCTTAGATTATCTTGGGCTATAATTCTATACTCGGTTATAATTCCCTTACAAAGTTTCTGTCGCTAATCTTGCGAGTCTGGAATAGTCTGCActtaaatgatcatatcttgggctaaaaaactccgaattaggatccgctTGAAGGATCGCAAAGCTGatttaaagggctacaactcttaTGTTTATCTTAATTGAAGATTCAGCCTTATTGTGGGTCCTTCGAACGCCTGAGTCTTCAGCAGCTTACTCTTCTCTTGGACCCGATTTTGTGaatatttagaaaagatttaggaGAGATTTAGATAACatggattgttacttgatggacaagtttatttattagtataaataggcTAGTTGAGGCTTTTGTTAGGATCGAACCTCATCTCTccctcttttctagtatgagttacTAAATTtcttagttagtcttaggatttttaatattcttgtgtttgcaaacttgaggttcagttcttaataaatttcttctttttattcaagttgatttatgttttttaattCTTGCTTTGAATATTATTTTGGATTCAAGTAATATTCTGTTTTAATTGTTATTAACCAAGCGAGTTGACTCAGTTAGATGATTCTTTAACTGATGATGAGACGATGAAGCGATCGTGAATTCGTTCTTTAAGAACGTAGATCTCTAACGCCGATCGGTTGTTAACTTTGAGGATTCCGTGGGCATAGATAGTTCTTGTACTTTGAAGTGGCGATCGCCAAGCTTCTTAACTTGAACGAATCATATTCTGAACGATTGTTCAGTGGAGAATCAGGGTTCCATCTCACGATTGTAAGGTTGGATTCAACTCAGAGGCTTGTTGAAAGGTTGAATTAATCTTTTATGatcaatgaaggtttgttgcacttgaatgttataatccgtgggctaaaattttattttatctgaTAATTCAATCTTTTATTTCCCTACTTGATAATCAACCAAACCCgtctttttatttgcttttgttaTACTCTAATCTCAATTAATACTTCATCAGTCCTCGTGaaatcgatcctggtgttcaacaccttgtacaaCATTCAAAGCAGAAATACTTTGATACGCACccacgacagtgcgttcgtcaggGACACAACAATTAAATAAAGCAAACGGAACAAAAACTCTAAAAAAACATGCCTTATGAGCAAACTATACAACTAGCCctaaaaaggaaaacaactcgATCCCATAGCCCATATCAACCACTACCAAAAGACCAATGAGGGGACGATCAACGCATCTAACAAGAAAACCTCTAAAGAATCAACTCGAAAAATCCATAATCCGACCAAAAAGAAGCCAACAAACCACCAGCTCTAAAGAGGTTTCCTCACTACAATTCAAAGTAATTTTGGCTATTTTAAAAGACTAATttgtaaattttaaaacatttatTACGGAAAAagcataattaaaaaaatatgaaattcttCACTTTTAATGGAATACCAAAGAAATTGTCCGTATTTAATTTAATCTTTACAATAACACATAATGATCGGTAGATGTTAGATTACgggaattgagtttggtgccccaccccttaggctttgcaccccactttattaaatacggaatttaaagttccgtatcaatacggaaaataaaattccgtatctattttagtatataatgagtggttgaaaatgtgacacgcatgcttaaatacagtacggaattttaagttccgtattcaatagggagaatacagaattttaaattccgtatttgataaagtggggtgccaagccccataggtgggatgtcaaacccaactcccttaGATTACTTGTCTCCAAATCGAAGTTCATACATCATAATCATCATTCATCATCCTTCATTTTCCCCCATCTTGCGTTCATAGCTCATTGACATACAACACAATTGAATTTGCTTCATCCATGCCATACATACATACTTCGCAATGTGCCTAAGCTTTGAATTCTGAAGATGCCGTACCCAAAGAGCATGAACAACGAAGAaggcacaacaacaaacaaagCCAAGAGCAGAAAACCCAAACCCAGTTTTGTCTCTCGATTTTCCATCACCACCCAAACACTGTTTTCCTCCATGACTCGCAAACCCCTTCTCAAACAAACCCTAGCCAccttcttcctcatcctcatcctctaCGCGCTTTTCAACGCCTTCTTCCACACCGCCGATTCCTCCGCCGCCTTCGACACCACCGCCTTCTCTTCCTCCGTCCTCCTCGCCGGCAGCCCCCCCAAACCTCCCGCTGTCAAAGTCTACCTCTACGATCTCCCTCGCAGGTTCACCCACGGGGTTATCTACCACCACTCCCTCGCGCGTGGCACACGCGCCGGTGTCGATGAGAACGATATGGCGTCGCTCAAGTACCCCGGCCACCAGCACATGGCGGAGTGGTATCTCTTCTCCGATCTCTCCCGACCTGAATCGAAGCGCGCCGGTTCCCCGGCGGTTAGGGTTCTGGATCCTGACGATGCGGATTTGTTCTTCGTGCCGTTCTTCTCATCGCTGAGCTTGATCGTGAACCCGGCCCGGCCTGCTGGTTCGGGTTCCGGTGCGGAGAAGCCGGTTTACAGCGACGAGGAGAATCAGGAGGCGTTGGTGGAGTGGCTGGAGAGGCAGGAGTATTGGAAGAGGAGCAATGGGAGGGACCATGTGATTGTGGCCTCGGATCCGAATGCAATGTACCGGGTTATCGATCAGGTTAAGAACTGTGTGCTGCTCGTGTCGGATTTCGGGCGGGTGAGACCTGACCAGGGGTCTCTGGTGAAGGATGTGGTGGTGCCTTACTCGCACCGTATCAGAACCTATGAGGGTGACGTCGGTGTCGATAATCGCAACACCTTGTTGTTTTTCATGGGCAATCGGTACCGCAAAGAGGTAGCGATTTCTATTCTGTTCTGTTTGGTATATTGATCATAGCATGTTGTGTTAATTTTGGT
This window harbors:
- the LOC130712277 gene encoding aspartic proteinase CDR1-like; this translates as MTPYSILSLLLLNLYCIIALTHSLNNGFSVELIHRDSLKSPFYNVSQTQFQRVANAVRRSINRPYHFNKAYDQANTINPTIIPNGFNSGEFLMSYSVGTPPFKLYGVLDTGSSIIWFQCIPCENCYYQTSPIFDPSKSLTYRNLPCSSSICQSIPSGNLSVDTLTLESTNGYPISFPGFVIGCGHNNIGTYQGQSSGIVGLGNGLLSLRNQLGTLVGSKFSYCLVPIFLDPNISSKLNFGDNVVVSGYGTVSTPLVQRSGKVSYYLTLEAFSVGNNRVEFRSTSFGSSEEGNIIIDSGTTLTRLPNDVYFRVESTVIEVVNHERTEDPFKLSRLCYITTSRQLEVPIITAHFMGADIQLNPLNTYVQVDDDVACFDFLPTQGYPIFGNLAQQNFLIGYDFQNNVISFKPTDCTKY
- the LOC130711923 gene encoding probable arabinosyltransferase ARAD1, which gives rise to MPYPKSMNNEEGTTTNKAKSRKPKPSFVSRFSITTQTLFSSMTRKPLLKQTLATFFLILILYALFNAFFHTADSSAAFDTTAFSSSVLLAGSPPKPPAVKVYLYDLPRRFTHGVIYHHSLARGTRAGVDENDMASLKYPGHQHMAEWYLFSDLSRPESKRAGSPAVRVLDPDDADLFFVPFFSSLSLIVNPARPAGSGSGAEKPVYSDEENQEALVEWLERQEYWKRSNGRDHVIVASDPNAMYRVIDQVKNCVLLVSDFGRVRPDQGSLVKDVVVPYSHRIRTYEGDVGVDNRNTLLFFMGNRYRKEGGKIRDILFQILEQEEDVVIKHGAQSRESRRAASQGMHTSKFCLHPAGDTPSACRLFDAIVSLCIPVIVSDNIELPFEDTIDYRRIAVFVETSAAIKPGYLVSILRAITPDRILEYQKEIKEVKRYFEYEEPDGTVNEIWRQVSRKLPLIKLMINREKRLVTKEEADCSCICTNQTAITTL